A single genomic interval of Lynx canadensis isolate LIC74 chromosome A2, mLynCan4.pri.v2, whole genome shotgun sequence harbors:
- the UROC1 gene encoding urocanate hydratase isoform X2, which translates to MSSLQVLCSGLPLRPLPENRGRWAGVPHAPVRTPGLSPAEEQLALRNALRYFPPDVQELLAPEFAQELRLYGHIYMYRFCPDIKMRAYPIEQYPCRTRAAAAIMHMIMNNLDPAVAQFPQELVTYGGNGQVFSNWAQFWLTMSYLSQMTEEQTLVMYSGHPLGLFPSSPGAPRLVITNGMVIPNYSSRTEYEKLFAMGVTMYGQMTAGSYCYIGPQGIVHGTVLTVLNAGRRYLGVKDLAGKVFVTSGLGGMSGAQAKAAVIVGCIGVIAEVDKAALMKRHQQGWLMEVTDSLDHCIERLREARKRKEVLSLGYHGNVVDLWERLVHELDTTGELLVDLGSDQTSCHNPFNGGYYPVQLGFAEAQSLMASDPAAFKSLVQESLRRQVSAINRLAKENFFFWDYGNAFLLEAQRAGADVEKKGANKTEFRYPSYVQHIMGDIFSQGFGPFRWVCTSGDPQDLAVTDELATSVLEEAIADGVNPAVKLQYVDNIRWIREAARHRLVVGSQARILYSDQKGRVAIAVAFNQAIARGKIKAPVVLSRDHHDVSGTDSPFRETSNIYDGSAFCADMAVQNFVGDAFRGATWVALHNGGGVG; encoded by the exons ATGTCCAGCCTCCAGGTGCTATGCTCTGGCCTGCCACTGCGGCCCCTCCCGGAAAACCGGGGACGCTGGGCTGGGGTGCCCCACGCACCCGTCAGGACCCCCGGCCTTAGCCCTGCAGAGGAGCAG ctcgCACTGAGGAATGCCCTGCGCTACTTCCCCCCGGACGTCCAGGAGCTGCTGGCCCCTGAGTTTGCCCAGGAGCTGCGACTGTACGGGCATATCTACATGTACCGGTTCTGCCCCGACATTAAAATGAG GGCCTACCCAATCGAGCAGTACCCCTGCCGGACGAGGGCCGCTGCAGCCATCATGCACATGATCATGAACAACCTGGACCCTGCTGTAGCCCAG TTTCCCCAGGAGCTCGTGACCTATGGAGGAAATGGGCAGGTGTTCAGCAACTGGGCTCAG TTCTGGCTGACGATGTCCTACCTGTCACAGATGACAGAGGAGCAGACCCTGGTCATGTATAGCGGACACCCTCTGGGCCTCTTCCCAAGCAGCCCCGGGGCCCCCAGGCTGGTCATCACCAACGGGATG GTCATTCCCAACTACTCCTCCCGGACAGAGTATGAGAAGCTCTTTGCTATGGGAGTTACAAT GTACGGCCAGATGACAGCAGGCAGCTACTGCTACATCGGTCCCCAAGGCATCGTCCATGGCACAGTG CTCACCGTGTTGAATGCCGGGCGACGGTACCTGGGGGTCAAGGACCTGGCTGGGAAGGTCTTTGTCACCTCTGGGCTGGGCGGAATGAGTGGCGCTCAGGCCAAAGCCGCGGTCATCGTGGGGTGCATCGGCGTGATAGCAGAG GTGGATAAAGCCGCCCTCATGAAACGCCACCAGCAAGGATGGCTGATGGAAGTGACCGACAGCTTGGACCACTGCATTGAAAGACTCAG GGaagcaaggaaaaggaaggaggtgcTCAGCCTTGGTTACCATGGCAATGTAGTAGATCTTTG GGAGCGGCTGGTCCACGAGTTGGACACGACGGGGGAGCTCTTGGTGGACCTGGGGTCAGACCAGACGTCCTGCCACAACCCGTTCAATGGCGGTTACTACCCTGTGCAGCTGGGCTTTGCAGAGGCGCAGAGCCTCATGGCCTCCGACCCGGCTGCATTCAAGAGCCTGGTCCAGGAAAG CCTGAGGAGGCAAGTCTCAGCCATCAACCGACTGGCCAAGGAGAACTTCTTCTTTTGGGACTATGGCAATGCCTTCCTGTtggaggcccagagagcag GAGCTGACGTGGAGAAGAAAGGCGCCAACAAGACAGAATTCCGCTACCCCTCGTACGTCCAGCACATCATGGG AGACATATTCTCCCAGGGATTCGGGCCTTTCCGCTGGGTATGCACGTCAGGGGACCCCCAGGACCTGGCGGTCACGGATGAGCTGGCCACGTCTGTGCTGGAGGAAGCAATTGCTGACGGAG TGAACCCGGCTGTGAAGCTGCAGTATGTGGACAACATCCGCTGGATCCGGGAGGCCGCCAGGCACCGGCTG GTGGTGGGCTCCCAGGCGAGGATCCTGTACTCAGACCAGAAAGGCCGTGTGGCCATTGCTGTGGCCTTCAACCAAGCCATCGCCCGTGGGAAGATCAAG GCACCGGTGGTCCTGAGCCGGGACCACCATGACGTGAGTGGCACAGACAGTCCCTTTAGGGAGACCTCCAATATTTACGATGGTTCTGCCTTCTGTGCAG